TGTTGAGTCTCATGGGCGGGGACCTCCGGAAGAATGAATGCGGGGGACTTTTTTGTCCCACAGAATGCAGTACAGCTTGCACAGCAAGACATAACCGATGGTGCAGCCCTGGGCGATGAGCCAATAATGGAGGGGAAAACCGAGGAAGCGCGCCTCGGTGATGAAGGAGCGTCCCAGCCCTTGCGGGTCGCCCAGTCCGGCCAGCCAGATGAGCAGGGGCAGGCCGAAGCTCAGCAGGCCCCAGATGCCGAGGATGGCGGCGGCGATGAAGACCTCGGCCTTCATGTTGGGGGTTGATGGAGCAAAGAAATTGACGTGGAGTCTGGAATTGTCGCTCATGGATTCCGGTCCCTTCCCGTTGATGCCCGTGCCCAAAGACCTTACCCCACTTTTGCCTTCAAGAAAACCGCCGGAATGAAAAAATACCGCCCTCGACATGCGTCCCGCCCGGGCTTGCGCGGGCGGGCAATTTTTCTGGCGCCGTCCCGCGGCATGTGCTAAAAAATGGGCCGCCGTCCTTGGGCGGCTTTGCTCACGCCCAGCGCCAGGAGTGCTCCATGGACCAGTTGTCCGACAAGGGCCGTCGCATCCGCGAGATGTTCGACGGCATCGCCCCGCGCTACGACCTGCTCAATCGCCTGTTGTCCCTGGGCATTGATCGTCGCTGGCGCACCTTTGCCGTGCGGCAGTTGCAGGTGCCCGAGCAGGGGCGGGTGCTCGACATCGCCACCGGCACCGGTGACGTGGCCCTGGAAATCGCCCGCCGGACCCCGGCCTCGGTGCGCATCGTCGGTGAGGATTTCACCCAGGGCATGCTGGTGCGCGGCCGCGAAAAAATCACTGCCTCTCCCTACGCCGAGCGCATTCAGCTGGTCAATGCGCCCTGCGAAGCCATCCCCCATCCCGCCGATTGCTTCGACGGCATCACCATCGCCTTCGGCATCCGCAACGTGGTTGATCGGCCCGCGGGCCTGCGCGAAATGTGTCGCGTGCTCAAGCCGGGCGGTCGTGCCGTGATCCTCGAATTCTCCCACCCCCGCAGCCGCTTGTTCCGGGAAATCTACTACTTCTATTTCCGTCGCCTGTTGCCGCTCATCGGCGGCCTGCTTTCCCGGCGCAGCGCCTATCAGTACCTGCCCGATTCCGTCCTCGAATTTCCCGATCAGCAGCAATTTCGCGAGATGATGGCCGCCGCGGGATTCGTCAACCTCAACGCCTATGATCTCACCGGCGGCATCGTCACCGTCTATGTCGGAGAAAAGCCGCGCTGAGCGGCCCTTTGCTAATCGCCGCCTGCATCCTCGCCCTGCAGCGCCTGCCCGATGTCGGTGATCACCTTGCCCGGCAGTCCCAGCACCCGGCGAAAAATGCCGAACACCTTTTCCGAGAGCGACGTGACGGGCACCGGGTAGACGCTGGGGTCGGCGCGGTTGCCGACCACCTTGAAATGGGCGGTGATCAGGGCCTTTTCCTCGCCCGTGAGCACCCAGCCGGCGATGGGGATCCGGGTGACGATTTTATCCACGGTGCGCAGCGGTTTGACCCCGAGCAAGGCGTCGATGGTGCCCTTGGCCAGGTCGGTTTCGCCCACCAGGGACAGATTCATCGCCGGGCTCTCGATGAACAGATCTTCCGTCGTCAGGCGTCCGTCGCGCACCAGGGCGTTGGCGCTCAGCAGGCTGAAAGGCATGCCTTCCAGGGACATGTCGGGCAGGCGCAAGGCAAAAATCTGCGATACGTTGAGCAGGGAAAACACCTTGGAGAGCACCTGAAAGCGTCGCAGCACGCCGTCCCTGACCTCCAGGGTCAGGCCGCCCCGCGCCGTCGGCCAGAAGTGGTTCCCGGCGCCCTCCAGATAGAAAGCACCGCGCAGCTTGCCGCCGACCAATCCCCGCGCGTCGGTCTGCGAACGATAGAGCTTCTCGGCATCGCCGTCCTGCACCGTGCCGGAGACCACCAGCAGGGGCGGCTGGTCGCCACGATGGGCCCAGAGCACGCGGCCGACATAGTAGCCGGGGTCGAGATCGGCGTGCAGGGGATAGATGTCGAGAGTGCGGTTCTGGTAGCGGATCACCGCCGCGCCGTTTTTGAAGTGGATGTTGTGATAAACGCCCCCCGCCGCTTCGACCTCGATGCGCACTTGCAGTTTTCCGGGTTGTCGCGGCGCACGGCGAGCCTGCTGCGGATTTCGGAAAAACACCAGAA
This is a stretch of genomic DNA from Geoalkalibacter sp.. It encodes these proteins:
- a CDS encoding DUF4212 domain-containing protein translates to MSDNSRLHVNFFAPSTPNMKAEVFIAAAILGIWGLLSFGLPLLIWLAGLGDPQGLGRSFITEARFLGFPLHYWLIAQGCTIGYVLLCKLYCILWDKKVPRIHSSGGPRP
- the ubiE gene encoding bifunctional demethylmenaquinone methyltransferase/2-methoxy-6-polyprenyl-1,4-benzoquinol methylase UbiE, whose protein sequence is MDQLSDKGRRIREMFDGIAPRYDLLNRLLSLGIDRRWRTFAVRQLQVPEQGRVLDIATGTGDVALEIARRTPASVRIVGEDFTQGMLVRGREKITASPYAERIQLVNAPCEAIPHPADCFDGITIAFGIRNVVDRPAGLREMCRVLKPGGRAVILEFSHPRSRLFREIYYFYFRRLLPLIGGLLSRRSAYQYLPDSVLEFPDQQQFREMMAAAGFVNLNAYDLTGGIVTVYVGEKPR